TGGAATCTGTCCCCATGGCTTGTGAAGGATTTTTTCcataacattaaaaagaaacaaaaaaatccccaacaacaGTGGAATTTTGCAACTGTAGCATTAATAGGACCCTGCTGAAGCCTAATTTTAAGAAGTCACAGTCTCTAAGGCATTTAATACCagagttttgtttctgtatCATTCTTTTTAATAACAGCATCTAATTAAAACATCTGTAAAATGCtgacagtttttaattttatgtaaaatttgAAAAGCAAGTAACAGGATCTGCTCTAGTGAAAGACAGCCACAGTAGTTATTATTAAGCAATGGTGATATTTCCATTTAAGAGTCACTTCTAAAAGTGGATAATCTCTACCTTTAAGgtagagcagagcagagcagagacactCTGAAATCACTACAGGCCCACTGAGGCTCTCTTGGTGTTTGAGTTTTATTTACTTGAATGTTTTCAGTGCATGTTTTCAGTTCAACTGATTCTGCAGAAGGTGACACTTTCCAGACGGGGCTTTTCATCAGGTATTctttgaaaagtgaaaataagaaaaacactGCCACACCGTGTGTGTGACTGTGCCAGGCCCATACAGATCCCCTGCCCCTGACAGCCTGGGCAGGTTTCTGATGGATGCCACGCATGCATTGATCTTGGGACCTTAATTTTTGAAGCAAGAATGAGGAAAATGGTGTGAAACAGATGTTTCTTCAAGCTGGCTGTTCCCTTTCTCACAGCATCTGCTTCAGGATATGTTCCACTGCCTCTGGGAAATTCTCACAGGTTAAGTAGGGAGCTGGGTTGATTTTGTCTTCATCTGCTGGCCGATATTTACCTGTAACAGATTAACACAAAGATCCCTTTACCAAACTCCTCTGAGtagccttcttttttccccctaaaaatTACAGCCTTGTTACAGCAGTACCAACCAGGAAAATGCCCATCTGGGCTTCTCCTGCAACAAACATCCCACAAGGCTTCCCTAACAAACCCTGAGCCCTACTGGAGATTCCTTCAGGGGCAGCTCTGGATCAAAACTAGTGTTACTTGCACTGGTTTACTCTGCAGTACTGGCAAATGTCCACATTGTAGGTtcttaaaatgtcattttcactTATacctggaatcacagaatcccagaatggtttggtttggaagagaccctaaagctcatccagttccaccccctgccatgggcaggaacaccttccactatcccaggctgctccaagccctgtccagcctggccttggacacttccagggatccaggggcagccacagctgctctgggcaccctgtgccagggcctccccaccctcacagaaagaatttcttcctaaaatctctAACCTGAATTTCCCATCTTTGATTTTGAACCAAATACTCCCTGTtctatcactacagttcctgatgaagagtgCATCTCCAAAGACTattctgaggaggaggaggattaCTTCCCTCAATTTTCAGCATATCACGGCTGCATGAGCATGAGCAGCTGCCACCTCAAAGAGACCTTACCCAGTCCACGGGGCCATCAGCAACACTGAAAATACCTGCCAATCCCTCCAGGTTCCACTTTTATGCAAATCAAAACTAGATTTATAACAACCAGTGTAATTACTGAGGAATGTCACCAAACTCCTGTACAATCAGAGGTTACATTGCTGTGACTGATTTTGGCAATCTGAAGTGTGACAGTAACAgttctctctgctctgtgatTACTGCTCAGGATTTTTTGAGTCAGAGCAAAAATTCACACCTACAAGAGCAGCTGTCCCCAGCTACAACTTTGGTCACCCTGCCATCATCTGGGGGTCTGTGCTGTGCTCTAGCTGTTGTGACAATGTCCTGCTTGACAGGCTGCCTCTGCATCACCCCAGCAGGGATGTGGAAGGAGTGTCACACAGCACCAGGGCTGTCACACAGCACCAGGGCTGGCCCCAGGGCTCAGAGTGTACCTTGACTTTTGGGCACAGGGTGAGATCACTGAAGGCACCACTGTCTCCTGAAATGACCGATCCATCGCATACTTACCTGTCCTTACCAAAATCCCACGCATGCCTGCCTGCTGGGCACCACCAACATCATCCCTGCAGTcctgggacacagcaggagaGCAGTGGGTTAGCAGGCACAGACACTTCCATaaccttttctgctttccacatCACTTAAAAGCAGCAACACAGAGTCAGATCTTCCAGCTACCCGTTGGTCACACTGTCACAGGAGTGGTTTTCTATGTGCTCTCTGCCTGATCAAATAGCGACTGAAGAGAGGTAACCCCATAGATCACACACTAAATCCTGTGAActttcatggaatcatttaggctggaaagcCTATCTAAGATCATgggagtccaaccattcccccagtACTGCCCAGGCCACTACTAGCCCATATCACCAGGgaccacatccacacagcttttaaaccCCTGCAGGCATGGGGACTccaacactgccctgggcagcctgtgccagtgctcaaaCTCCTATTTCATTAAGAATTTTTCTCTAATATCcgatctaaacctcccctggcacagcttgaggccatttcctctcctcctgtccctgttccctgagggcagagcccgaccccccccagctgccccctcctgtcagggagttttgcagagccacaaggtcccccctgagcctcctttgctccagcctgagcccctcagccccctcctggcgctccagacccttccccagctctgttttctctctaGAAATGACAGTCCCATCCTTTGGAACCCTGCTGTGCAGGCCATGCACACCATGCAGGGCAGCACTGCACTGCCAGGCAGGTGAGGGCAGGGGGGGTTTTGTGCCCACATACATCTCCGATCATGACGGCCTCCTCGGGGGCACAGTCCGTGCCCCGCAGAGCCTCCAGGAAGAAGGTCTTCTCTGGCTTCCCCACCACGGTGGCTTTGGTGTCCGTCGCGTACTCCAGCCCTGTCACAAAAGGTCCAGGTCCCAGACACAGCCCCTCCTTCTTCTTGAAATACCTGGCTTTATGGATCGCTATGAGAGGTGCCCCGTCCAAAATCAACCTATAGAATGAATGAAGAAGAGAGTACAAAAATTATgttaaagaaattatatttacaGCTGAAGGcctcacagaatcccagaatggtttgggttggaagagaccttaaagctcaacccatctccctccctgccatgggcagggacaccttccactgtcccaggttgctccaagccccgtccagcctggccttggacacatccaagggcagccacagctgctctgggaaacctgtgccaggggctccccaccctcacagggaagaattttttacAGGTAGAGGATGAATCATTTGGCCTTAACTTTGTATTTTAGCACTGAAGGAATTACAGtaacagaaaacataaaaaaccccacaaagccATTTGATGCATTCCGGTCCCTCTGAATTCCCCAGTTGACCGTGGGAGTTTGAGCGGGCTCGCTTCCACAGAACCTGCACCTCATCTCTGATTCTCATATTTCTGTTATGTGCCCTGCAGATTTTCCTTACAGCAGACACAGCATCcccctgtcctgcagcaaaGGGAAGCTGTGTAGGTGCTGCACTAGAGGAACGCTCCTGGTCCACCAAGCACAGCAATATTATTGCTGTCCTCCCCTCCCAACAAGAGCCCTCCAGACAGCATCTGGGCTGCCAAAGCTTTTCCCTCTGATTTTACACTTTCTCCAGGTAATGCAGGTCATTCCAATCTTTATCACAACAGTGTAAAACACTGGCTGTTATTCTCAGAGCAGAAAGGAGGATTCATTTCCCCCTTAACCCCTGgttaacaaaaccaaaccaaaccaaaccaaagcctttaagaaaagaaacaaagtctTGCTTTGCCCCTGTTGTAAGAGGCTGGCTGAGGTGAGCTGGATTCTCCCTGGAGGatgtctgcagagcagcctggaaGCTCTGAGCAGGACATAAATGATATTTCATTTCACTTAATTATCACAAAACACTCCTATTGAATCAATGCATTCCAAAGCCAGCTGAACAAGAAGAGAGCTGGGTTGTGCTTCTGTGAGCAGCCAGACACGTTCACGATGGGAGGATGCCTCTAggacacagaaaaaattaatctgacAGCATCACCACAACCACTATGTTCAGCAGTTTGCAGGAGAGATCTCACCTGAGAGAATTCTTTTAAATGTGGCATCAAAATCCCGCAtatacagaaagagaaatttagTCTCAGTCATCTCAAGTGGTGCCTGGAGAACGGCCAGACTCTGTGTATCTCATTTTGGGACTCGTGTTGGGTTAGATTTACCCAAGTTAATGTTGGGTGTCAATGGAATACTTGCCTACGAGGTAATTAGTCAGCCTGGGCTCCTCACAGTCAGTGCAGAGGAAAAGGCACTCCTAGGGCACAGTTCAACTGTCCTATTTTAAGCACTATCGGgtaaaaaatgctgtaaagcGCCTCCCTTATCCCTCCAGAGCCCAGATcaccagcacagacacaggaaTCTGCACTGCAGATACCTGCATTTAATCAGATTCACCTCAAAGTTCTGCAATCCCGATGCAACTCCATTTTCAAGGCAAATCCCAAGTGACCTAATTATCTGAGTAATAAAGGAGAAGGAATAGGGTGAGGCTTGACAAGAAGAGAATGTGCCAGTGGTCAGTATTTCCATCGGGCCTAACAGAACCGATGCCAGCAAAAGTTTATCCCCTACAGAGGCCTGGGGGAAACACCCAGAACAAATCAGTGAGGTGTTACAGATCAGACAGAGCTcatcctgggtttttttaagtgtccTGGTCTTCAGCCTGAAGCAAACAATGGGTATTATTCACCAACTAATATATTCAGGACAGAAATACCAGTCAATAAATGATGCAAGCACTGGGATACTCAATAGGTTAAGCACATGCAGTTGTGAAATTAAGAATCCCCTCATGATCCAAATCAAAACTCCAAAATCAATGCCTTTGGCAAGGTGCACTAACAAGGCGGACAGGCTCAGTTTGGGTCAACACCTGTTGCTATAACACAGAACTGGCAGCAGATGAGGACAGCATCGGCCTCCTACTCCAAGAAACCCCCCCAAGACACCGGTGGGCAGTAATTGATACTCCCTCTTCCAATGTTATGGGTATAAAGACAGACTAAGGTGTTTGAAATCAGGGTTTTCATCAGATTTCAAGGTGCAAAACTGTGTGGTAGCCACACCCTGTGAGCCAAGAGGAGGAAGGGCTAATCACACACATCACCAGGGCTACACTTAGCAAAAGGCTCACAGCCAGTGTCTTCAAGCTGAAGGCTTTTCAAGTAAAAATCAAGAGTGTGGAGTCAAGCCAGAACCAGAGAGAAGGACACATGGCTCTGCATACACTGTTGCAGCCTGGCTCATGGATGGTCACAGATGGAATTTATCTGATCTACCCCTTAGTGTAGAGACAAAAAaagctttagaaataaaacagtagaGATCAGCTCCATAGTCCACCTGGTCCAACAGGTTGTGCTGGCCACTCCTGAACAAAAGATGCTTCAGAAGATACTGCTGGACATCCTGCATTAGGTAGGTAAGGAAAAATCCACCCTAAATACTGGATTTCCTTCCCTATAGCACTCAGGCTCTGAAGGCTGGGTTTTGAACACAGAATCTGCCTCTCCTcttggagaagaggaaatgacctcaagctgtgccagggcaggttCAGGTTCAACATGAGGAGGagtttctccatggaaagggtggtcaggcattgaaAGGAGTTTCCCAGGGAAGTGttggagtctccatccctggaggtgtccaaggaaggcctggatgtgctctgggctggtgacaaggtggggatcaggtcttggagggcttttccaacccaaataattctgtgattttgagaaTGCATCCCCACATCCCTGTTTTTGTGTATTTCCCCTGGATGCACTGCTAAATTTTCCCCCTCAGTGACAGCTGTGACTGTACTTCTGCAGTTTACTTAGACTGAAAGCTGTAAAAATGAGGTCGGGACTGCCTGAAGTTCATAGTGAAGAACCCAAATCCAATCAAGATTAGTGGCTGCCTCATACACTGCGTAATGTGTGACATTCCTAccaccttttccttcccagaaagAGGAGAGAGCCCAGCACAAGCCAGCCCCCACTCaacccctgccaggggctgcctTACCGAAAGGCTCTGTTCATCATCTCGTAGTGGAAGTGCTCAGGAGCCAGTCCCACCACCACTGCATTGGGGTTATCCGTGCCAATCCCTGGGAAAACAGAACAAGACTCTGAGCAAATAGGATTTAATTCACACTGAGCAGCACACAGTCAGCAAAGTGCATTTAGTCAGTTTCAGTCAAAAACGAGCATTTTCCAACACAGACATGTCACAGAGACTGCTTTTGTGTCTTTTATAGATTAAGAAAGCATCTGTGGAGAAGCTTCTGGTCTATCCAGACTGTTCCATCCTCCAGTGTGAACAGGACTCTGGAGCTGGACAGTCTTAACAGCAGCTGTGGAATGATTCTGTCACTGCTCccactgaaatgcagcaggaTACAAAAATCCCTCTTTTCGTTGAATGACTGCTTCCCAACTGAGAATCCCTTTCCACAtatatttttgtgctttgtaAGACAGTAAAGCAGGAATTCAAGTGAATCCCATGCAGCTTTTCTATTCCCTCTAATCACAGGAAACTCTGTTGTTCCACGCATCAGTCTGATTCCGACAACAAAGATGATATTGCAGCATGGCCCAGAAGCTGTTACCCTAGATTAATCTGGGCTTTTCTGGAAGGTCTTTTTACAGTGAGGATTAGTGCCCTTGGGAACAGCTCCACTGCAGTCCCACCCTGGGACAGAACCAGGagtggaagcagagcagcaccaaCAGGAGGGTTTTATTAATGACACGTTatcagctgcagcctgcactCACTGGGGATTTTGTTCCACGTTCAAACACACCCTCTCCACCTTCCCCAGGACAACCAGAgctcctggctggctctgctggctgagGTCTCCTGCTGCACATCCCTCAGCTGGTTCAGCCAGCAAAGCATCCACCCAAAGATGCCACAGTGCATTTGTGTCACCACCTAGAAGCATCTGAGTCCTTTAACCAGGGAAGGATTCCATTCATCCATCCCTGACCAACTTTAATAGAGAGGTTAGCCAAGAACAGCTCAATAGCAGCCATTAACAGGAATTTAAAGCACTCTCCACTGTACTTAAATGTTCCAagagcagcactgaggaaaTGTGAGCCAAGCCCCTTgtagcaaaaacaaaacaaacaacccacTCCAGACCCAAGCAATACAGATAATGCACCGATGTGCCCCCATGATACCTCTGTCTGTGCCATCTCTTACAAAAttagcagcagctcctgcaaaaCTGATGAAAAGATCCCAAAACCATAGAGATTAAGCTGACTTAAATGTTCTCAGCAaatgagctgctgcctctgctgtttCTCACCCAGGAAAGCCTTCCTGAGAGCACAAATACAGAATGTGGCTGGGGGCACATTTCACTGGATACGATGTTAGGCAGAACAGATTATCAGGTTCCACTGCTCTCACAGAGGCTTTTCTCCTGAACACTGACCTCCCTGAAGACTTTTGACCAGACTATGGCACCAAAATTTAACAGGAAATTCCTGGATCCTGGCAAGATTAGAACCTTCTTAAATTACGCAGccagaatatttcagtttgtaAGGCAAGGGGCAGGGACGAGTGGCAGGTCACCCATACTGCTGCTGCCTTGACTTTCAATAAAAAATTTTGAGTATATGATACACAGTTTTCAACTCTCAGTATGTTAAAAACGTGGGTATCTTTGCTATTCTTAATGTCCAAGTGAGAACACATCATTTTCTACTCCCCTTGTTGCTGAGGGAGGGAAATGGGAGcatctgaaagcaaagcaggttTTAACCAGGCCTTTAGGGATGACAATTTAGAGGAGCCAGGGTGATGATGAACCTTCTGTCACCAGTGAAAGTATCCAAGTTCGTGGGGTGAAATGTAAACGTTCAATATAAGATAAGCAACAATAACAGCCTGGAGATTTTGCATTTAATAATAATCTATTAAGAGAGAAACAGCCTGCTGTGTGTGCCTATACActgttttttcagctctttatGAGTAAAATTTCTGTCTGAAGTCAGGAATTGCACAAATTGACACATCtttactataaaaaaaaaaaatcagcactgGTAGGTCCAGTAAAGCTCCAGTGACCTGGTGATAACTATTACTTCCTTTTTCACACTGGAAATTAGTGGCAAGTATTGAGTTTTACATGAATTCCTGACTATTTGAAGGCCTTGGCTGCCATTTCCACTGCTCGTCAAGAAGATGTAACTTCAAGCTGTTTGAtctttgatttaaaatgaaggaaggaCCTTTATGACCCTGCAGAATTCCACATTTCAGGCTCCACCATGGCTAGCGGTCTGTCTGTGACCGAGAGCACAACGTTTCCTCAGCTGTTCATTAGCTGTTGTTCGCTAATTAGTTGTCTCCTGAGCACCTCACCTGTGAAATCAGGCAGGGCCTTATCGTCCACCAGGAGCAGGGGCCGCAcctggtgctgctccaggaggtTCCTGGCTGCTGTCAGGGAGGTGAAGATCTCGTGTTCCGCAATGTCGAACCCCAGCCCCGTCAGCCTCTCCAGCAGGTCCCTCTTGCTCTCCTTGGTGGTGTTGGTCACAAAGCGGACGGTCACCGGGGCACTGCGCAGCCTGGCGTGGACAGAGGGGGAAACTGGACACAGGCTCCTCCTGTTCTCACATCTGTGCTTCTCTCTGGGGCTAAAAACTGACCTAAAGGCTGCAGGTGACCACACAGAACACTGGCACCACACAAAAACTTCTGTGATGTGGAACAGACAGCAAGAATTACACCTGCCCGACCAAGGCAAGtcatccttccctcctctcccccatcTACCACAAAGATTCCTGAGGAAAACATGATTCCAACTCCctcttcacagcagcagcaagcacatCTACGATAACTAAtttgaaaagtgtttttattCAAAATGCACAATAAATAAGGCCAGTCCCGCCTTCTGGATCAAcataagcaaacaaaagaagCTTGTTGCTGAATTAATATACTGAACTCCACTGCTGGGTAAgtttcccagcagctgtggtTCGTTCAGGATGCTCCAGGAGCCTGTGTTACCTTGGTGGTGGTTTTATATCAGCTTCTGCAGccatttccccctttcctgAGGAACACCAGTACCACATAAAACCACGTTATTGCCCTGTGCTGACAGAAAATGCTACCAAAcaatcaaataattttaagtgACAGTTTCAACAGCATTCCCTTTAATTATTCCCCCACCATCACTTTCTCTGTTGCTATAGAAACAAACACTGGCATCAGGACTGTGTGGAGAACATCAGAATAAAGTTGGAGACTTGCTTGCACCTGCCACTTCCTTCTCCTGTTTATCTCTTGTTTTACACTGACCCTCCACAGGTATGAGCTGGTAAAAAAGCCCCCTGGttgataataaaataaaaattaatatgcTTTTTCCCTATGGGCCTCAATAGGGATCTATGAATGCAGTAACCCTAAAATAGGCATCACTCCATTTGTTCCCTAAGTAAGCTGCATGCCAACCATTCCAGCTTCTTttcaggaaggacagggacatggATTGGCAGTAAAAGCACaggataataatttttttcaaacctCTGAGCTAAAagacctggctgctctctgACACCTGCCCTCCATACCTGTGACAACACACAGATATTATATGGATTTTCAAGAGCGTTGACTCTCACCTGGCAcaagctgtccctgcagcaggaaacacaGTGCAGTGAGTGGAAGGGCAATGAGTGAGAACCCAATGTTTCAGCAGTTTTTACTCCTTGCAATTTTACATCTTTAGGATATAATCATTTCCACAGCATTACCTGTGGAAAATGCAGCTTCCTAATCCCTCTGTGAACTTTTCCTCTGAGCAACAGTCCAGCTGTATGAAACCCCCTTAGCAGCCCACACAGCTCCAGTAGAGAGTTCAGTTCTGCTCCTATATCCTGATTAATCTTTAGTGTCCCAGAATCTCAAGGTGTCCTCCTTCATTCACACCAT
This sequence is a window from Corvus moneduloides isolate bCorMon1 chromosome Z, bCorMon1.pri, whole genome shotgun sequence. Protein-coding genes within it:
- the HDHD2 gene encoding haloacid dehalogenase-like hydrolase domain-containing protein 2, which translates into the protein MSARRALKAVLVDLSGTLHVEDSAVPGAQEALKRLRSAPVTVRFVTNTTKESKRDLLERLTGLGFDIAEHEIFTSLTAARNLLEQHQVRPLLLVDDKALPDFTGIGTDNPNAVVVGLAPEHFHYEMMNRAFRLILDGAPLIAIHKARYFKKKEGLCLGPGPFVTGLEYATDTKATVVGKPEKTFFLEALRGTDCAPEEAVMIGDDCRDDVGGAQQAGMRGILVRTGKYRPADEDKINPAPYLTCENFPEAVEHILKQML